One Stratiformator vulcanicus genomic window, CCCGTCGTCCCCAGCCACCCGCCGCCTCAATCTGGCTGTCATTCATGAATTTGTAAGTTCCCTATAATGCGACACACCCTCTTGTTGAACGCTGATGGGGCGGCGCAATTCGGTTGTGGCCTGATCGTCATCCATCCGACTGATGTCGTGTATTTCCATCAAGCTGGTGGCACAGCGACCGTCCTGAAATCGCAGGAGGGGTTTTTTGTTCCACTGGGATGTGTGCCGGTTGCTGCGAAACTTCGGCGTTTCTTCCAATCAAGATTCGGTGGCGACAGTACATCCGTTAGGATGAAGGACGCTGATGTCGACGAGACTCAGTCTCTTCTCTCAGAGGTGCCTGTCTGGAGTTTTGGCGGGGAGACTGCCGAAGACCGCGTGACCTTTCTATCTGTCAACGAGCTCACACGGAATAGTTCGGTCGAAGGTTGGGTTCCGGTAGACTCTGCGTATGGGCCGGCGATATTCATCTTTGATAACAGCGATTGAAAATGAAGTTTGACTGATGATTGTTGGTCTCGCTTCAATTTGGTCAATTGACTGAGAAAGAGTGCCGCCTTGCATACGGCGAGCCAATTTTGTTTCCAATCAACCGGGGAGAGACTGTCGAACTCACATCCGACGGTTTCAATTCGAGATATGATTCTTGTTTAAAGTGTTTCGGCTGGGTGGCTAGGGACGGGCGCAAATAAGCGATCGAGACCAGTTGCGTCCCAAGACTTACGTTAGCAATACGCCCGCCCTCAGAAATTGAGATCAACAACTAGTTCTGACTTCACCCCGCGCTCGCTGGGGGCGGCTCTTCGAGACCGTCCCCTGCCACCCGCTGCATTGCTCTGCGACAGTGGCCACGTTGCAATAAGCGTGCGAACTTCACACTGCCGGGGCGGCACGCCCCCGGCACCCGAATTTCTTTCCTTGTTTTGTGTCGGACATGTCTCTAAGTAGCCGGTTGATTGCCTCCTTCAAGCACGCGTTCGCCGTCGATGCCGGGCCCGTAGAGCCGACAGCCCGGCAGGCGGAGGTGATTGACAAGCTTTGCCGGGAGATTGTGCGACGAGGGATGGTGGCACCGGCGCTGATGACTTTGGAGACGTCGCGGCCATTGAACTTCGTGTCATCGCAGGCGATTCACTTTTTTGATCCGCTGGTTTCGGCGATCTCGGATGCGACGGCTCACCGCGAATTGGCCGAGTTCCTTGAGCAACGCGGGTCGGTGGAGTACATCGGAGGGAGGTTGGAGGAGACTGCGGGGGAAGCTGAGAGCGAAAGGACGTCGATTGGTGATTCTGAAAGCGGAAAGCGGAAAGTGGAGAGCCGGGAGTAGCTTGGTGGCTGGGGACGAGCGCGAAAGGTGGTTCGTGAACCATTCCGTCGGAAAATTTTATTCGGCTATACAGCCGCCAGCCCCCAGTCGGTGGAGTCAACAAATAATGCCTGATCCACCCCGCGCTCGCTGGGGGCGGCTCTGCGAGACCGTCCCCAGCCACCCGTCGCTTTCGGAAGGGAGCGTGACTCCCGATGTCCGATAGCGACTCGACGATCCCGCCCACCACCTCCCCCTCCGTCATCTTCGCCACCGATTGTGGGTCGACGACGACTAAGGCGATTTTGATCGAGAATGTCGATGGCGTTTATCGGCAAACGCACCGCGGCGAAGCACCGACCACCGTTGAAGAGCCGGCTGCCGACGTGACGGTTGGGGTGATCAACGCTGCGACGGAGGTCGGCGAATTGGCGGGCCGGCGGCTCGTCAATGAACAGGGCGAGATCATCCGCCCCGCGGGCGTCGGGCCTGACGGGAAGCCCCAGGGGTGCGACATCTATATTTCGACCTCTTCGGCCGGGGGTGGGCTGCAGATGATGGTGGCGGGGGTCATCAGCGAGATGTCGGCGGCGTCGGCGACGCGGGCGGCCCTCGGGGCAGGGGCGATCGTGATGGACACCCTCGCCGTCAACGATCACCGCAAGCCGCACGAACGGATCCAAAGGATCCGTGAACTGCGGCCCGACATGATCCTGCTCGCCGGCGGCACCGATGGCGGGAACGTCAAGAAGGTCGTCGAGATGGCCGAACTGATCGCTCCGGCGAAGCCCCGCCCGCGATTCGGCGGCGAATATCAGATGCCGATCATTTACGCGGGCAACGGGCAAGCTCAGGCAACGGTCGAGAAAACACTCAGCAGCGAGTTCGCGCTGAAAACGGTGCCGAACGTCCGGCCGATCATGGAGCGGGAAGACCTCGCACCGGCGCGGGATGCGATTCACGATCTGTTCCTCGAACACGTCATGGCCCATGCCCCCGGCTATCCCAAGCTGATCGACTGGACCGACGCGCCGATCATGCCGACGCCCGGGGCGGTGGGGAATATCCTCGAACGAATTGCCCTCGCTCAGAAGATTAACGCCGTGGGTGTCGATATCGGCGGGGCGACGACAGACGTATTTAGCGTCTTCATCGAACCCGAGACCGGCGAGCCGAAGTTCAACCGGACGGTGAGCGCGAACCTCGGGATGAGCTATTCGATTTCAAACGTCGTCGCCGAGGCAACGCTGGAAAACGTGCTTCGTTGGGTGCATCTCGACATGGACCCGCGCGAACTTCGGAACCGGGTCAAGAACAAGATGATCCGTCCCACGACGATCCCGCAGACGATGGAGGCCCTTGTCTTTGAACAAGCGGTCGCGCGCGAGGCGTTGCGGCTCGCCTATCAGCAGCACAAAGAATTCGCGACGACCTTAAAGGGCGTGCAACAACAGCGGACGATCGGCGATACCTTTACGCAAGGGGCGGGGGGGCAGTCGATCGTCGATAACATGCGGCTCGACCTGCTGGTGGCCTCGGGCGGTGTGCTGTCGCACGCCCCGCGGATGCAGCAGACGGCGGCGATGCTGATCGATGCATTCGAGCCCGAAGGTTTCACGACGCTGGCGAAGGATAGCATTTTCATGATGCCGCACCTCGGTGTGCTGGCCGAGGTGCATGAGCAGGCGGCACTGGAGGTCTTCGAGCGGGACTGCCTCATCTACCTGGGCACGTGCGTTGCGCCACGGGGAGCGGGCAAAGCGGGTCGGCTGTGCTTCGAGTTCGAAATGTCCGGCGACCTGAATGAGCGGGGCTCGCTCAACGTCGGCGAGTTGCAGTTATTTCCGCTTTCTGCGGAGCAACGGGCAAAGGTGACGATCCTTCCCGCTCGCGGTTTCGACTGCGGCGCGGGAAAGGGTCGGGAAATCACTCGCGAAGTCCGCGGCGGCGAAGTCGGGTTGATTCTCGACGCGCGAAGACGGCCGTTGATGTGGGACGCGGAAAGTTCCTCTAAGATCGTCCGCGACAGTGTCGAAGCTCTCGCCCTTTATTGAGGTACCGATTACTTTGCCTCTCACCCCTCACCAATAACCCGTCACCTCTCTCCATGTCCGTCGCCTACACCCCCGGACTTCGCGTTGATGCTCGCACACGGCTGCGATTGCGACGTCTGTTGCCTTTGAAGGGTGAGGTGTTGGTCGCGGTGGGGGATCACGTGGAGGCGATGACGGTCGTGGCTCGCACGTCGATGCCGGGTGACGTTATTCCAATTAATGTTTCGAATGCGCTTTCGATTCCGGCGGCGGAAGTCCCGAGCGTGATGCTTGTCTCTATCGACGATCACGTCAACGAGGGAGACGTCGTCGCACATAGCGACGGGTTGTTCGGCCTGTTTC contains:
- a CDS encoding DUF6210 family protein; translation: MRHTLLLNADGAAQFGCGLIVIHPTDVVYFHQAGGTATVLKSQEGFFVPLGCVPVAAKLRRFFQSRFGGDSTSVRMKDADVDETQSLLSEVPVWSFGGETAEDRVTFLSVNELTRNSSVEGWVPVDSAYGPAIFIFDNSD
- a CDS encoding glutamate mutase L, which codes for MSDSDSTIPPTTSPSVIFATDCGSTTTKAILIENVDGVYRQTHRGEAPTTVEEPAADVTVGVINAATEVGELAGRRLVNEQGEIIRPAGVGPDGKPQGCDIYISTSSAGGGLQMMVAGVISEMSAASATRAALGAGAIVMDTLAVNDHRKPHERIQRIRELRPDMILLAGGTDGGNVKKVVEMAELIAPAKPRPRFGGEYQMPIIYAGNGQAQATVEKTLSSEFALKTVPNVRPIMEREDLAPARDAIHDLFLEHVMAHAPGYPKLIDWTDAPIMPTPGAVGNILERIALAQKINAVGVDIGGATTDVFSVFIEPETGEPKFNRTVSANLGMSYSISNVVAEATLENVLRWVHLDMDPRELRNRVKNKMIRPTTIPQTMEALVFEQAVAREALRLAYQQHKEFATTLKGVQQQRTIGDTFTQGAGGQSIVDNMRLDLLVASGGVLSHAPRMQQTAAMLIDAFEPEGFTTLAKDSIFMMPHLGVLAEVHEQAALEVFERDCLIYLGTCVAPRGAGKAGRLCFEFEMSGDLNERGSLNVGELQLFPLSAEQRAKVTILPARGFDCGAGKGREITREVRGGEVGLILDARRRPLMWDAESSSKIVRDSVEALALY